A genomic window from Streptomyces sp. 846.5 includes:
- a CDS encoding DUF2690 domain-containing protein has translation MNLARVLGRAAAVAALTAAPLAASGPAQAATYDGQDPIATGCASSAITAESTPIYRGDLTQVGTIQLRYSTSCRTAWARIITPLSTGVAFVYRNTGGAEGCPGSGNALTWSSTLGDYTCYTPMLNDANVASYGWGVVDGWWGSSQGTTPSY, from the coding sequence ATGAATCTCGCACGCGTGCTCGGCCGCGCGGCTGCAGTAGCCGCCCTGACCGCCGCTCCGCTGGCCGCCTCCGGCCCCGCGCAGGCCGCTACGTACGACGGCCAGGACCCCATTGCGACCGGATGCGCCAGTTCGGCCATCACCGCCGAATCGACGCCCATATATCGCGGAGACCTAACGCAGGTCGGGACGATCCAGTTGCGGTACAGCACGTCCTGCAGGACAGCGTGGGCACGCATCATCACGCCGCTCAGCACGGGGGTCGCCTTCGTCTACCGCAACACGGGCGGTGCGGAGGGTTGCCCGGGCTCTGGGAACGCACTGACCTGGAGTTCCACGCTCGGCGACTATACGTGCTACACCCCGATGCTGAACGACGCCAACGTCGCGTCCTACGGGTGGGGCGTGGTCGACGGGTGGTGGGGAAGCTCCCAGGGCACCACACCCAGCTACTGA
- a CDS encoding cold shock domain-containing protein, which translates to MKSGMAPALMVSAAGCAGPFDIAQGQKGPQAENITPA; encoded by the coding sequence GTGAAGAGTGGCATGGCGCCCGCGCTGATGGTGTCGGCCGCTGGCTGTGCCGGACCGTTCGACATCGCGCAGGGCCAGAAGGGCCCGCAGGCCGAGAACATCACCCCGGCCTGA